A window of Auraticoccus monumenti contains these coding sequences:
- a CDS encoding SIS domain-containing protein → MTPSVEPGTPLHTDREIRQQPRLWREVAATLDEGRGGLETFLAPWRERRSARILLTGAGTSAYAGQVAAPWLSALLGRRVEAVATTDLVADPRQQLTPDVPTLLVSFARSGQSPESVAATELADQVLGEVAHLIITCNPEGHLARTHADRPGSFVLLMPEGSNDQGFAMTSSFTSMTLAALLALGGPLPGGIEPLALAAEDLLAREVEIEAVAALRPDRVVYLGSGSLLGLAHESALKLLELTAGQVVAWSESSLGFRHGPKAVLTPGTVVVVYLSNDPHTRRYDLDIVNELADSLGPDRVVVVDAQGDAPTPGGAIRLRGTAGLPDPYWALAGVLVAQLLGQSTSLALGLHPDNPFPTGEVNRVVQGVTVHPLV, encoded by the coding sequence GTGACACCGTCCGTCGAACCGGGCACGCCGTTGCACACCGACCGTGAGATCCGCCAGCAGCCCCGGCTGTGGCGCGAGGTCGCCGCCACCCTGGACGAGGGCCGTGGCGGTCTGGAGACCTTCCTGGCCCCGTGGCGGGAGCGGCGCAGTGCCCGGATCCTGCTCACCGGCGCCGGCACCAGCGCCTACGCCGGGCAGGTGGCGGCGCCGTGGCTGTCGGCGCTGCTCGGTCGCCGGGTGGAGGCGGTGGCCACCACCGACCTGGTCGCGGACCCGCGCCAGCAGCTCACCCCCGACGTCCCCACCCTGCTGGTGTCCTTCGCCCGCTCCGGTCAGAGCCCCGAGAGCGTGGCCGCCACCGAGCTCGCCGACCAGGTCCTCGGCGAGGTGGCGCACCTGATCATCACCTGCAACCCCGAGGGGCACCTGGCCCGCACCCACGCCGACCGGCCCGGCTCCTTCGTGCTGCTGATGCCGGAGGGCAGCAACGACCAGGGCTTCGCCATGACGTCCAGCTTCACCTCGATGACCCTGGCCGCCCTGCTCGCCCTGGGTGGTCCGCTGCCCGGCGGGATCGAGCCGCTGGCCCTCGCGGCCGAGGACCTGCTGGCCCGCGAGGTCGAGATCGAGGCCGTCGCCGCGCTGCGGCCAGACCGGGTGGTGTACCTGGGCAGCGGCTCGCTGCTCGGGCTGGCCCACGAGTCCGCGCTCAAGCTGCTCGAGCTGACCGCCGGGCAGGTGGTCGCCTGGTCGGAGTCCTCGCTCGGGTTCCGGCACGGTCCCAAGGCGGTGCTCACCCCCGGCACCGTGGTCGTGGTCTACCTGTCCAACGACCCGCACACCCGGCGCTACGACCTCGACATCGTCAACGAGCTCGCCGACAGCCTCGGGCCGGACCGGGTCGTGGTGGTCGACGCGCAGGGAGACGCGCCCACGCCGGGTGGAGCCATCCGGTTGCGCGGCACCGCCGGGCTGCCCGACCCGTACTGGGCGCTGGCGGGCGTGCTGGTGGCCCAGCTGCTGGGGCAGTCCACCTCGCTGGCCCTCGGCCTGCACCCGGACAACCCCTTCCCGACCGGTGAGGTCAACCGGGTCGTGCAGGGCGTGACGGTGCACCCCCTGGTCTGA